In Candidatus Parvarchaeota archaeon, the sequence CCCGACTCTGTGACTGCCTGCCTTTCGCCTTTCGGGTCGCATATGAAGATCAGTTTTGGCTCCATAAAGTCGTTCCTTGCCACATTGGTGAAAACCCCTGGCACAAACCTCCCGAAAATGAGCTTTGCGCCTGTCAGCTGGCAGAACTTTGCAGCAGCGTAGGATGAGTATGTGCGCGACGCGACTATCACTATGTCCTCTGGGTTGTACCTTGACATCTGCTTTCCTGCAACCCGAAGCCTGTCATTGATCTTGCGCAAGTCAAGCACATACAGCCCGTCGCTTCTTTTCCTGTATATGAACGGCCCCATGTCCTTGACTTTCATCTTGGTCCCTATGTGGATGCCAGACTCAAGAAACTTTTCCTGCTTTAGCAGCAATCCGCTTTCCCTTTCTTTTTCAGCCATGTTCTCACCGTCATGGGAGTTTCACATGGTGCAAGGCAAAGCCCGGCCCAACTCTTGAAAAAACCCATTGAATATTTGCATATAGCCTGCGATTTTACGCGAAATTTGTAAGTGGGACCGTCGAGATTTGAAGACTCGTTTTTTGCACGCCTGCGCCTGCAAAAAATCTCGAATCACCGGCACCCCAAGC encodes:
- a CDS encoding 30S ribosomal protein S2 codes for the protein MAEKERESGLLLKQEKFLESGIHIGTKMKVKDMGPFIYRKRSDGLYVLDLRKINDRLRVAGKQMSRYNPEDIVIVASRTYSSYAAAKFCQLTGAKLIFGRFVPGVFTNVARNDFMEPKLIFICDPKGERQAVTESGKMGINTIGLCDTDNYTANIDWVIPCNNKGRKSLALIFMLLAREVLMGRGKISSYEEFIAAPEEFENP